The Daphnia pulex isolate KAP4 chromosome 3, ASM2113471v1 genome includes a region encoding these proteins:
- the LOC124191467 gene encoding ganglioside GM2 activator-like, protein MDIRCAFYVLSFFVAISNGLGRFESTSRYLMQVIRRLDEKITTVEVVELQKQGATLKLKQFDWVTCSGPDALARINELDISDPLSIPGNITITVDSVLSADVQSPLKVAVRVQKKVGFFWIDVPCVDNVGSCDYEDLCAIIPFPPGEPCPEPFLSLNLPCNCPVSKGEYVLKNKLVHIPDEHIPQFLARGQYSVQVQASMNSQEVVCFQSKFALV, encoded by the exons ttgtggcAATTTCCAATGGGCTCGGTCGTTTTGAGTCTACGTCTCGATATCTAATGCAAGTTATTCGACGTTTggatgaaaaaattacaactgTCGAAGTTGtagaattacaaaaacaaggaGCAACTCTTAAG CTAAAGCAATTTGATTGGGTTACATGTTCAGGACCTGATGCTTTGGCTCGCATCAATGAACTTGATATTTCAGATCCTCTATCAATACCTGGAAATATCACTATCACAGTTGACTCAGTGCTGAGTGCAGATGTTCAATCTCCACTCAAA GTTGCTGTAAGAGTACAAAAGAAGGTGGGATTTTTTTGGATTGATGTCCCTTGTGTTGATAATGTTGGTTCATGTGACTATGAGGATCTATGTGCCATTATTCCCTTTCCACCTGGTGAACCATGTCCTGAGCCATTTTTATCATTAAATTTGCCTTGCAACTGCCCAGTTTCAAAG GGAGAatacgttttaaaaaataagctaGTCCATATTCCGGATGAACATATCCCACAGTTCCTGGCTCGTGGACAGTACAGTGTCCAAGTTCAGGCTTCGATGAATAGTCAAGAAGTGGTTTGTTTTCAATCTAAATTTGCCTTGGTTTAA